A genomic window from Vigna radiata var. radiata cultivar VC1973A chromosome 2, Vradiata_ver6, whole genome shotgun sequence includes:
- the LOC106776750 gene encoding transmembrane 9 superfamily member 5, translating into MAEKHHLILLLLCATLQFSSSSPSDHFYNVGELVPFFINKVGPFNNPSETYEYYDLPFCAPVPIVKKRESLGEVLNGDRLSNALYEFKFREDKIDETLCPKKLTVDEIGFFKRAIDREFYFQFYLDDLPFWGFIGKLEEDRWTPGGGGQNYYLFTHVQFDVLYHENQVIQVNAFGDPNRAVDITKDVGVDVKFTYSVTWNATKIRFENRMDRYSRASLMSVHQQVHWFSFINSIVIILLLTGLLALLYMRHLRNDLKKYSDANEEDREVGWKCLHGDVFRPPANSSLLFAVVGTGTQLLILTCVLLFLALIGTLYPYNRGGLLNWLVLLYALFSVFAGYTAASFHGQYAENGWERTVGLAGVLYTGPVFVAASILNIVAISYRATVGLPFGSIIVIIVLLTFLAVPLLAFGGVIGYRFRSKFQSTSAAKRHPKDIQQLAWYRRTPFLMFIGGLVPFSAIVLQLHQVYASMWGYKIYTLPSILFVTFIPVIVIIALVSIGLTYIQLSVEDHEWWWRSVLCGGSTAIFMFGYSIYFYVRSNMSGFLQLSFFVGYNACLCYAFFLIFGAISFRVSFLFVRFIYHNVKRE; encoded by the exons ATGGCTGAAAAGCACCACCtcattctccttcttctctgCGCCACTCTTCAATTCTCTTCATCTTCACCCTCCGATCACTTTTACAATGTTGGAGAACTTGTCccattttttatcaacaaagtGGGACCCTTCAACAACCCCAG TGAGACCTATGAATACTATGATTTGCCATTCTGCGCCCCAG TCCCAATTGTCAAAAAGAGAGAGTCCCTGGGGGAAGTTCTCAATGGTGACCGTTTGAGCAATGCTTTGTATGAGTTCAAGTTCAGAGAGGACAAAATTGATGAGACCTTGTGCCCAAAGAAGCTTACAGTTGATGAAATTGGCTTCTTTAAGCGCGCTATAGACCGTGAATTTTACTTCCAATTTTACCTGGATGATCTTCCATTCTGGGGGTTCATTGGGAAACTAGAAGAAGATAGGTGGACTCCTGGTGGAGGAGGACAAAACTATTACCTTTTTACACATGTTCAGTTTGATGTTCTTTACCATGAGAATCAAGTCATACAAGTAAATGCATTTGGCGATCCAAATCGTGCGGTAGATATCACTAAAGATGTTGGTGTTGATGTTAAGTTCACTTATTCTGTTACCTGGAATGCCACTAAAATACGTTTTGAGAACAGGATGGATAGATACTCAAGGGCTTCGTTGATGTCTGTGCATCAGCAAGTTCATTGGTTCTCTTTCATCAACTCAATTGTCATCATTTTGCTTTTGACTGGTTTGCTTGCCCTGCTTTATATGCGACATCTGAGGAATGATTTGAAAAA GTACTCTGATGCAAATGAAGAAGATAGAGAGGTTGGTTGGAAGTGCCTTCATGGCGATGTATTCAGACCTCCTGCTAACTCATCCTTACTGTTTGCTGTTGTTGGAACTGGTACCCAATTGCTAATCTT GACTTGTGTATTGCTGTTTCTAGCACTTATTGGCACCCTTTATCCCTACAATCGTGGAGGACTGTTGAATTGGCTTGTCTTGCTGTATGCTCTTTTTTCTGTATTTGCTGGCTACACTGCAGCATCCTTCCATGGCCAGTATGCTGAGAATGGATGG GAAAGGACGGTTGGTCTTGCAGGGGTCCTTTACACTGGACCAGTGTTTGTTGCAGCCTCTATCCTCAACATAGTTGCAATCTCTTACAGGGCTACAGTTGGACTCCCATTTGGCtccattattgttattattgttttattaacatTTCTCGCCGTCCCATTGCTTGCATTTGGTGGAGTGATCGGATACCGATTTAGATCTAAATTTCAAAGCACCTCTGCTGCAAAGAGACACCCAAAAGACATTCAACAGCTTGCTTGGTACAGGAGAACACCATTTCTAATGTTTATCGGGGGTCTTGTGCCTTTTAGTGCAATTGTTCTGCAATTACACCAAGTGTATGCTAGTATGTGGGGCTACAAAATATACACTCTTCCTAGCATTTTGTTTGTCACCTTCATTCCTGTCATTGTGATCATTGCACTTGTCAGTATTGGCTTGACATACATTCAACTATCTGTGGAAGACCATGAATGGTGGTGGAG GTCAGTGCTGTGTGGTGGCTCAACAGCCATTTTCATGTTTGGGTATTCTATCTACTTCTATGTGAGATCAAATATGAGTGGATTCTTGCAGCTATCATTCTTTGTTGGCTATAATGCATGCCTATGCTATGCTTTCTTCCTAATATTTGGTGCAATCAGTTTCAGAGTTTCATTTCTCTTTGTTCGCTTTATATACCACAATGTTAAAAGAGAGTAA
- the LOC106754229 gene encoding myb-related protein 2, with product MPIPSERHMFLHTGNGSGDSSLVLSTDAKPRLKWTPDLHARFIEAVQQLGGADKATPKTVMKLMGISGLTLYHLKSHLQKYRLSKSLHGQSNVTHKISINPGAATDERLRENNGTHVNNLNLAPQSNNKDLHIGEALQMQIEVQRRLNEQLEVQRLLQLRIEAQGKYLQAVLEKAQETLGRQNLGVVGLEAAKLQLSDLVSKVSSQCLNSAFLELKELQGFSTHQTQTNQPNDCSMDSCLTSCEVSQKEQEIQNGGMSLRPFNVHTFMERKELIEGPNLNNLPSTDLKWCDPVKNTFLTPLSRRSPSNLSMSIGLEGETENGSTIRKESVKSMAEKVSQDYGLPSYFAAPKLDLTTEVKNNRTSCKELDLNGFSWN from the exons ATGCCAATCCCTTCTGAGAGACACATGTTCCTTCACACTGGAAATGGATCTGGTGATTCTAGTCTTGTTCTCTCAACTGATGCTAAGCCTAGATTGAAATGGACACCTGATCTTCATGCCAGGTTTATAGAAGCTGTGCAGCAGTTAGGGGGAGCAGACA aggCAACACCCAAAACGGTAATGAAACTGATGGGAATTTCAGGACTTACTTTGTATCATCTGAAGAGCCATCTTCAG AAGTACAGATTGAGCAAGAGTCTGCATGGACAAAGCAACGTGACACACAAAATCT CCATAAACCCGGGTGCAGCAACAGATGAAAGACTCAGAGAAAACAATGGAACTCATGTGAACAATTTAAACCTTGCCCCTCAGTCGAATAACAA AGATTTACACATCGGTGAGGCACTGCAGATGCAAATAGAGGTTCAAAGAAGACTAAACGAGCAACTTGAG GTGCAAAGACTTCTGCAGCTACGGATAGAGGCTCAAGGAAAATACCTTCAAGCTGTGCTGGAGAAGGCTCAGGAAACACTTGGTAGACAAAATCTGGGAGTAGTAGGACTTGAAGCTGCAAAACTTCAACTTTCAGATCTAGTGTCAAAAGTGTCCTCTCAGTGTCTGAACTCGGCATTTTTAGAGCTAAAGGAGTTACAAGGATTTAGCACTCATCAAACACAAACCAACCAGCCAAATGACTGTTCTATGGACAGTTGCCTCACATCCTGTGAGGTGTCACAGAAAGAGCAAGAGATACAAAACGGAGGGATGAGCCTAAGACCCTTCAATGTCCACACATTCATGGAACGAAAGGAGCTCATAGAGGGTCCTAATCTCAACAACCTACCAAGCACTGACCTCAAATGGTGTGATCCAGTGAAGAACACCTTCCTTACCCCATTGAGCAGAAGAAGTCCAAGCAACTTGTCTATGAGCATTGGACTTGAAGGAGAAACTGAGAATGGAAGCACCATTAGGAAAGAATCAGTTAAATCAATGGCTGAGAAAGTTTCTCAAGATTATGGACTGCCTTCATACTTTGCTGCACCAAAACTGGACCTAACCACTGAAGTCAAGAACAATAGAACGAGTTGTAAAGAACTGGACTTGAATGGATTCAGTTGGAACTAA